One window of Dyadobacter sandarakinus genomic DNA carries:
- a CDS encoding DUF2442 domain-containing protein gives MTIKHIWFDEANIYVVLDTGHTIGNPLSWFKRLESATPEQRQHFKLGSGRNSVHWEALDEDLSLESFFDFKRELNYANI, from the coding sequence ATGACAATCAAGCACATCTGGTTTGATGAAGCCAATATCTATGTGGTCCTTGACACAGGTCATACCATTGGTAATCCTTTAAGCTGGTTCAAAAGACTTGAAAGCGCAACTCCGGAGCAACGTCAGCATTTTAAGTTGGGGAGCGGACGAAATAGTGTACATTGGGAAGCGCTGGATGAAGACCTCAGCCTCGAAAGCTTTTTTGACTTTAAAAGAGAATTGAATTACGCCAATATCTGA
- a CDS encoding T9SS type A sorting domain-containing protein, giving the protein MRKILFALITGIYAGHAFAQQISPAGIYAASGSGSANGASIDWILGNINMQAAFSAFPVRLISFNAFASEPGRAQLHWKTAVEWNNKGFEIQKSLDVKVFEKIGWVDAASNADNETDYAFADDHFITTSYYRLKQLDDDGHFSYSRIVSLIPDKEKVENLKVFPNPSPDGNIQIVLPEKTREMKIMSAGGSLLKQKSNPETRQLFRLPAAGLYLIRIKTVSEEKTLKVVRE; this is encoded by the coding sequence ATGAGAAAAATCTTATTTGCACTCATAACAGGCATATATGCAGGACATGCATTTGCACAGCAAATATCTCCTGCAGGTATTTACGCTGCCTCGGGCTCAGGAAGTGCGAACGGTGCCAGTATTGACTGGATTTTGGGTAATATCAATATGCAGGCAGCCTTTTCAGCCTTCCCGGTACGATTAATCAGTTTCAATGCATTTGCATCCGAACCCGGTCGCGCTCAATTGCATTGGAAAACGGCTGTGGAATGGAACAACAAAGGATTTGAAATTCAGAAATCATTGGATGTAAAAGTTTTTGAGAAAATCGGCTGGGTAGACGCAGCAAGCAATGCAGATAATGAAACGGATTATGCATTTGCTGACGACCACTTTATTACAACCAGTTACTATCGGTTGAAGCAGCTGGATGACGATGGCCATTTTTCTTACAGCCGGATTGTCTCCCTAATTCCTGATAAAGAAAAGGTTGAAAACCTGAAAGTTTTTCCTAATCCTTCTCCTGACGGAAATATTCAGATAGTCTTACCTGAAAAAACAAGGGAAATGAAAATAATGAGTGCAGGTGGTAGTTTGCTGAAACAAAAATCAAATCCGGAAACCAGACAGCTTTTTCGGTTGCCGGCAGCAGGATTATATCTGATCCGGATTAAGACAGTTTCAGAAGAAAAAACGTTAAAGGTAGTGCGGGAGTAA
- a CDS encoding tail fiber domain-containing protein, producing the protein MPNRFSYQGIARGADGKIIQNASVKLRLTIYEKLSAEPQPTTKVFEETQSVMTNDFGVFNVAIGSVTPGLDVIDWAALDKTFFLGIKFDPLGGEAFVDLGTTQLLSVPYAMLSRQADALSNNKPLILKGAYGTNEPPAPLPSPAIGEGERLIWHPGKAAFRAGFQTSSLWYNANIGNCSFATGYQTNAYGDYSTAMGYESSALGLQTVAIGRHSEAIGDSSFAFGLGSKSVGNESIALGNHVTSKSVGSVVVGSYNDDSEEAKNIPFFNDRVFQVGIGNYNNRKNAMTILYGGNVGIGTNVLAPEYLLDLGARARVRHNAGATAGIHFNNSQNNVDGFVGMRADGEVGFFVGNIWAFWVNGQGEGRLNGSMIQTSDRRLKKDITLLPGSSLSKLSKINGYFFRWNDGRTDQSIQTGLIAQEVENLFPELVKTDEKGFKSVNYIGMIPHLIESVKELKSKTDKIAILRKELEMMKALSQKIEKLEAAMSQSVGAPSKITGR; encoded by the coding sequence GTGCCTAACCGATTTTCTTACCAAGGCATTGCCCGGGGTGCTGATGGGAAAATCATCCAAAATGCTTCGGTTAAATTAAGATTAACTATTTACGAAAAGCTTTCGGCAGAGCCCCAGCCAACAACAAAGGTCTTTGAAGAAACACAGAGTGTAATGACCAATGATTTTGGGGTATTTAATGTAGCTATCGGGAGCGTTACGCCGGGCTTGGATGTAATAGATTGGGCCGCCCTAGACAAAACTTTTTTTCTTGGAATCAAATTCGATCCGCTTGGAGGTGAGGCCTTTGTGGATTTGGGAACAACGCAGTTGCTGTCAGTTCCATATGCCATGTTATCAAGGCAGGCGGATGCATTGTCAAACAACAAGCCACTGATTTTGAAGGGGGCATATGGCACAAATGAGCCTCCGGCACCGCTGCCATCTCCAGCGATCGGCGAAGGTGAGCGGCTTATTTGGCATCCTGGTAAAGCTGCATTTAGAGCAGGATTTCAGACTTCAAGTCTTTGGTACAATGCGAATATAGGCAATTGTTCTTTTGCAACAGGATACCAAACGAACGCATATGGCGATTACAGTACCGCAATGGGATACGAATCTAGTGCACTGGGTTTGCAAACGGTAGCTATCGGCAGACATTCAGAAGCAATAGGGGATAGTTCGTTTGCATTTGGGTTAGGTTCGAAATCCGTAGGGAATGAATCTATTGCATTGGGCAATCACGTGACATCAAAATCGGTGGGTTCTGTTGTGGTGGGATCGTACAACGATGATAGCGAAGAGGCGAAAAATATCCCATTTTTTAATGATAGAGTATTTCAGGTTGGTATTGGAAATTATAACAATAGGAAAAATGCAATGACAATCCTTTATGGCGGCAATGTAGGTATAGGAACAAACGTTCTCGCTCCCGAATACCTGCTTGACCTCGGTGCAAGAGCCAGAGTTCGCCACAATGCTGGTGCTACTGCCGGAATTCACTTTAACAACAGCCAAAATAATGTTGACGGTTTTGTAGGCATGCGGGCTGATGGTGAGGTGGGCTTTTTTGTTGGAAATATCTGGGCATTTTGGGTGAACGGGCAGGGTGAAGGTCGGTTGAATGGTAGCATGATACAAACTTCCGACCGTCGCCTGAAAAAGGATATCACTTTGCTGCCAGGCAGCAGCTTGTCCAAGCTTTCCAAAATCAATGGTTACTTTTTTAGATGGAATGATGGACGAACGGATCAGAGTATCCAAACCGGGCTAATTGCACAGGAGGTTGAAAACCTTTTTCCAGAGCTGGTGAAAACTGACGAAAAAGGATTTAAATCGGTGAACTACATCGGTATGATCCCGCACCTGATCGAATCCGTGAAAGAGTTGAAAAGTAAGACGGACAAGATTGCCATCCTACGCAAAGAGTTGGAAATGATGAAGGCTCTTTCCCAAAAAATAGAAAAGCTGGAAGCTGCAATGTCCCAAAGTGTTGGTGCGCCATCGAAAATCACAGGGCGATGA
- a CDS encoding DNA gyrase/topoisomerase IV subunit A, which yields MEENGAASEAEDSELHKKLPISGLYENWFLDYASYVILERAVPAVEDGFKPVQRRIMHALNEMDDGRFNKVANVVGSSMQYHPHGDASIYDAIVNIGQKELLFDTQGNWGDVRTGDSAAAARYIEVRLSKFAKEIVFNDDTTEWQLSYDGRKREPVTLPVKFPLLLSLGVEGIAVGLSTKILPHNFCELIEASISILQGKEATIFPDFMTGGQIDISNYNDGHRGGKVRVRARIEEEDKKMLVIRDIPFGTTTTSLIDSIVKANDGGKIKIKKVVDNTAADVEIQVHLAPGVSPDITIDALYAFTECEVSISPNACIIIAEKPHFVGVTDILRHNTHQTVHLLQRELEIRRSELLEKILYGSLEKIFIENRIYRDIEECETFEAVIRTIDKGLAPYKPQFYREINDDDIVALTEIRIKRISKYDGFKADELMRKWQEELTVTEDNLAHITRFAIDYFRDLLKKYGKGRERRTELRAFNQIAANIVAANNQKLYVNRAEGFIGYGLKKDEYVMDCSDIDDIIVFRGDGKCVVTKIQEKVFVGKDIIYCAVFVKNDERKVYNLVYLDGKTGVSYIKRCQITAVTRDREYDLTQGTPKSKITYFTANENGEAEVISVSLTAQSKAKVKQFDFSFAELLIKNRSAMGNILSKYPIRKIILKQAGRSTLGGVNMWFDPIIGRLNRDERGEYLGNFGPSDHILVIYKDGTYELTNFDLTNHYESSDVLLVRKFDPAILVTGIYFDGGQKQHFVKRFNIETSSVDKKFLFISDTKNSKLLLATTDKRPRLELLIAKTPQKEQHSEEYLIEELVEVRGWRAMGNKLPADKFKEARWLAPLPEPVEEAPAEEPAPEEPEAATQEIVVAEEKQETVEEAAEPIPPSAEVSEEEEPVQTTTIKKEPKKGKGRKSQLGLFE from the coding sequence ATGGAAGAAAACGGAGCTGCATCCGAAGCAGAAGATAGCGAATTACATAAAAAGCTGCCCATATCGGGTTTGTACGAAAACTGGTTTCTTGATTATGCCTCCTATGTAATCCTGGAAAGAGCAGTGCCTGCGGTTGAGGACGGCTTCAAACCCGTGCAGCGCCGCATCATGCACGCCCTGAATGAAATGGACGACGGCCGCTTCAACAAAGTGGCAAATGTGGTAGGCTCGTCCATGCAATACCACCCGCACGGTGACGCCTCCATTTACGATGCCATCGTCAATATCGGTCAGAAAGAACTCCTTTTTGATACCCAGGGCAACTGGGGAGACGTACGTACGGGCGATAGTGCGGCCGCGGCCCGGTACATTGAAGTAAGACTTTCCAAGTTTGCCAAGGAGATCGTTTTCAATGACGATACTACCGAGTGGCAGCTTTCCTATGACGGCCGCAAGCGCGAGCCGGTTACATTACCCGTCAAATTTCCACTCCTGCTCTCGCTCGGGGTGGAAGGTATTGCCGTAGGTCTGTCCACCAAGATCCTGCCGCATAACTTTTGTGAGCTCATTGAGGCCTCCATCAGTATCTTGCAGGGCAAGGAAGCCACGATTTTCCCCGACTTCATGACCGGAGGCCAAATCGACATTTCCAACTATAATGACGGACATCGCGGCGGCAAGGTGCGTGTACGCGCCAGGATTGAGGAAGAAGACAAGAAAATGCTCGTCATCCGTGACATTCCTTTTGGTACTACTACCACCTCGCTCATCGACTCCATCGTGAAGGCGAATGACGGCGGCAAGATCAAGATCAAGAAAGTGGTAGACAACACGGCGGCGGACGTGGAGATACAGGTACACCTGGCACCGGGGGTATCTCCCGATATTACGATTGATGCGCTGTATGCATTTACGGAATGCGAAGTGTCGATCTCTCCCAATGCCTGCATCATTATAGCGGAAAAACCGCATTTCGTTGGTGTTACCGACATTTTGCGGCACAACACACACCAAACCGTGCATCTGCTGCAGCGTGAGCTTGAAATCAGGCGGAGTGAGTTGCTGGAAAAAATACTTTACGGCTCCCTGGAAAAGATCTTTATTGAAAACCGCATTTACCGGGATATTGAGGAATGCGAGACGTTTGAGGCCGTAATCCGTACGATCGACAAGGGACTTGCGCCGTACAAACCGCAGTTTTACCGTGAAATCAACGACGACGACATTGTAGCGCTGACCGAGATCCGGATCAAGCGTATATCTAAGTACGACGGCTTCAAGGCCGACGAGCTGATGCGGAAGTGGCAGGAAGAGCTGACAGTGACGGAAGATAACCTGGCGCACATCACCCGGTTTGCCATTGATTATTTCCGCGATCTCCTGAAAAAGTACGGCAAAGGCCGCGAACGCCGGACCGAGCTGCGCGCATTTAACCAGATTGCCGCCAACATTGTAGCGGCCAACAACCAGAAACTGTACGTTAACCGGGCAGAGGGATTTATTGGTTACGGCCTCAAAAAGGATGAGTACGTGATGGATTGTTCGGATATCGACGACATCATCGTTTTCAGGGGGGATGGAAAATGTGTGGTCACCAAGATTCAGGAGAAGGTTTTTGTAGGTAAAGACATTATTTACTGCGCCGTTTTTGTAAAAAATGACGAGCGTAAAGTCTATAACCTGGTGTACCTGGATGGTAAGACCGGGGTTTCTTACATCAAACGGTGCCAGATCACGGCGGTGACGCGCGACCGGGAATATGATCTGACGCAGGGTACGCCCAAATCAAAAATCACCTATTTCACGGCGAATGAGAATGGAGAGGCGGAGGTAATCAGCGTGAGCCTTACTGCCCAGAGCAAGGCAAAGGTCAAGCAGTTTGATTTTAGTTTTGCCGAACTCCTGATCAAAAACCGGAGTGCCATGGGCAACATCCTGTCCAAATACCCGATCCGGAAGATCATCCTGAAACAGGCCGGACGCTCTACCCTGGGCGGCGTAAATATGTGGTTTGACCCGATTATCGGGAGGCTCAACCGTGACGAACGCGGCGAGTACCTGGGTAATTTCGGGCCTTCGGACCATATCCTGGTCATTTATAAGGATGGAACGTACGAGCTGACCAATTTTGATCTTACCAACCATTATGAGTCCAGCGATGTTTTGCTCGTCCGCAAGTTTGATCCTGCTATCCTGGTTACAGGGATTTATTTTGACGGTGGTCAAAAGCAGCATTTTGTCAAGCGTTTCAACATCGAGACTTCGTCGGTGGACAAGAAATTCCTGTTTATCAGCGACACAAAAAACAGCAAGCTGCTCCTCGCTACGACAGATAAACGTCCGAGACTGGAACTGCTAATTGCAAAGACGCCTCAGAAAGAGCAGCATTCGGAAGAATACCTGATTGAGGAACTTGTTGAAGTAAGAGGCTGGCGGGCGATGGGCAACAAGCTTCCGGCGGATAAATTCAAGGAAGCACGCTGGCTGGCACCCCTGCCTGAGCCGGTAGAGGAAGCCCCTGCGGAAGAACCTGCGCCGGAGGAGCCTGAGGCTGCCACGCAGGAGATCGTTGTGGCGGAAGAAAAGCAGGAAACAGTGGAAGAAGCCGCAGAGCCGATACCACCCTCAGCAGAAGTGTCCGAAGAAGAAGAACCGGTGCAAACCACTACAATAAAGAAAGAACCCAAAAAAGGAAAAGGCCGGAAAAGCCAGCTCGGCCTGTTTGAATAG
- a CDS encoding NUDIX hydrolase: MAPLESFAAFTDQLSQKLKYPLPGESAHRNMQALSKMRLTFKPNAKTRRSAVLVLFYPYKNEIYFPLILRPAYDGVHSGQVAFPGGRFELTDESLIRTAMREAQEEIGLRLNDVKVLGSLTELFIPASNFNVLPVIAVMPYRPDFYPDPREVEDIFEIRLEEISDKNVIGASEIQVRGEQVHAPHYMIQGYKVWGATAMMISELLAVLSSVDPDTVG; the protein is encoded by the coding sequence ATAGCGCCTTTGGAGTCGTTTGCTGCATTTACGGACCAACTTTCACAAAAACTGAAATATCCGCTGCCCGGAGAGTCGGCGCACCGGAATATGCAGGCTTTGTCCAAAATGCGGCTGACTTTCAAACCAAATGCAAAAACCCGCCGCAGTGCGGTACTCGTCCTTTTTTATCCGTACAAAAACGAGATTTACTTCCCGCTGATCCTGCGCCCTGCCTACGACGGCGTACATTCCGGCCAGGTGGCCTTTCCGGGTGGCAGGTTTGAGCTTACGGACGAGAGTCTGATACGTACCGCCATGCGCGAAGCCCAGGAAGAAATCGGGTTACGGCTGAATGATGTGAAGGTACTCGGCAGCCTGACGGAGCTTTTTATCCCTGCCAGCAATTTCAACGTTCTTCCCGTGATCGCGGTCATGCCTTACCGGCCCGACTTTTATCCGGACCCCAGGGAAGTGGAAGATATTTTCGAGATCAGACTTGAAGAAATCTCCGACAAAAACGTGATCGGGGCGAGTGAAATCCAAGTCCGTGGCGAACAGGTACATGCCCCGCACTACATGATCCAGGGCTATAAAGTATGGGGTGCCACGGCCATGATGATCAGCGAGCTTCTGGCCGTATTAAGTTCCGTAGACCCCGACACTGTCGGCTAA
- a CDS encoding NAD(P)/FAD-dependent oxidoreductase, which translates to MHQTLQLVLAPEIALDERNLRTHILQKLRLREDDTTLIRKTRQSVDARGRQVRVNVQAEVYVNEQPPALLGHQTDYPDVSKSPSAIIVGCGPAGMFAALRLIELGIRPVIFERGKDVRARRRDLAAINKDHIVNPESNYCFGEGGAGTYSDGKLYTRSNKRGDIRRVLEIFVRHGATEQILIDSHPHIGTNKLPVVVSEMRESILKAGGEIHFDTKVTDLIIETGTITGVITGSGQEHRGIGVILATGHSARDIYYLLHRKNILIESKSFAMGVRIEHPQRVIDQIQYHCNTDRGPYLPAASYSLVTQTMYKGVRRGVFSFCMCPGGFIVPAATVPGEVVVNGMSPSRRDSPYANSGMVATVEDEDIQPYKKEWGPLAGLMFQQEMEQKAWKMAGQTQTAPAQLASDFVKSKISTNLRDTSYQPGLHSVDLYDILPDTIAFPLRDALTDFGKKMRGYLSPEAQLIGVESRTSSPVRIPRDRDTCEHPEIKGLFPCGEGAGYAGGIMSAAMDGERCAEQLAVHCRK; encoded by the coding sequence ATGCATCAGACACTCCAACTGGTACTGGCGCCCGAAATCGCGCTGGACGAACGCAACCTGCGTACCCATATTCTTCAGAAACTCCGCCTCAGGGAGGATGATACAACACTGATCCGTAAAACCCGGCAGTCTGTGGACGCCCGGGGCAGGCAGGTCAGGGTTAATGTACAGGCCGAAGTTTATGTCAATGAGCAGCCGCCTGCATTACTCGGCCACCAGACCGACTATCCCGACGTCAGCAAAAGTCCCTCGGCCATCATTGTAGGCTGCGGCCCTGCGGGCATGTTTGCTGCATTGCGGCTGATTGAGCTGGGGATCAGGCCTGTGATCTTTGAAAGAGGCAAAGACGTACGCGCACGCCGCCGCGACCTGGCAGCGATCAATAAAGACCACATTGTTAACCCGGAGTCAAACTACTGCTTTGGCGAGGGAGGTGCAGGCACCTACTCTGACGGAAAGCTCTACACGCGCTCTAACAAGCGCGGCGACATCCGCCGGGTACTTGAAATATTTGTCCGCCACGGTGCTACTGAGCAAATCCTGATTGACAGTCATCCGCATATCGGTACCAATAAGTTGCCGGTTGTCGTTTCAGAAATGCGCGAGAGCATACTCAAAGCCGGCGGTGAAATCCATTTTGATACGAAAGTCACCGACCTGATTATTGAAACAGGTACAATAACAGGTGTTATCACTGGCAGTGGGCAGGAACACCGGGGAATAGGCGTGATACTGGCTACCGGCCACTCAGCCCGCGACATTTACTACCTGCTGCACCGTAAGAACATACTGATCGAAAGTAAATCCTTTGCCATGGGCGTGAGGATTGAGCACCCACAGCGGGTGATCGACCAGATTCAATACCATTGCAATACGGATCGGGGCCCGTACCTGCCGGCTGCTTCGTACAGCCTCGTCACCCAAACCATGTACAAGGGAGTACGCAGGGGGGTTTTTTCTTTCTGCATGTGCCCGGGTGGCTTTATTGTACCCGCAGCAACGGTGCCCGGCGAGGTTGTGGTAAATGGCATGTCGCCTTCACGCCGCGATTCGCCGTATGCCAATTCGGGCATGGTAGCCACGGTGGAAGACGAGGACATACAGCCTTATAAAAAAGAATGGGGGCCGCTGGCCGGACTCATGTTCCAGCAGGAAATGGAGCAAAAAGCCTGGAAAATGGCAGGACAGACGCAAACGGCTCCTGCTCAGCTGGCGAGCGATTTTGTAAAAAGTAAAATATCCACGAACCTCCGGGATACCTCCTACCAGCCCGGCCTGCACTCGGTTGACTTGTACGATATCCTGCCTGATACGATTGCATTTCCATTACGCGATGCATTGACGGATTTTGGAAAAAAGATGCGCGGGTATTTGTCTCCTGAGGCACAGCTGATCGGGGTCGAAAGCCGCACTTCATCGCCTGTGCGTATTCCACGTGACCGCGACACCTGCGAACATCCTGAAATCAAAGGACTTTTTCCCTGCGGGGAGGGTGCCGGTTATGCAGGCGGCATCATGTCGGCGGCAATGGATGGCGAGCGCTGCGCCGAGCAGCTGGCTGTGCATTGCAGGAAGTAA
- a CDS encoding SanA/YdcF family protein: MVFILLCNFWVVYCTRQYSYFSIRNLPSNDVALVLGTSRNSEKGKENLFFKYRMEATARLFKEGKIKYIILSGNNDSEYYNEPLDMQRALLNLGIPENVMTLDYAGFRTFDSIIRCKEVFNQDNFTIISQNFHNARALYIAHNEGINAISFAAQDVPDGYSLRTLIREYLARPKAVLDVHVLRPPADVTSNNEIRKK, from the coding sequence ATGGTTTTCATCTTGCTTTGCAATTTTTGGGTAGTGTATTGCACCCGTCAGTACAGCTATTTTTCGATCCGGAACCTGCCATCCAATGATGTGGCACTGGTATTGGGCACCAGCCGGAACTCTGAAAAAGGAAAGGAAAACCTTTTTTTCAAGTACCGGATGGAGGCTACTGCCCGCCTTTTCAAAGAGGGCAAGATCAAGTACATTATCCTGAGCGGTAACAACGATTCGGAGTATTACAATGAACCCCTGGATATGCAGCGTGCTTTGTTAAATCTTGGAATACCGGAAAATGTCATGACACTCGACTATGCGGGTTTCAGGACGTTTGATTCCATTATTCGCTGCAAGGAAGTGTTTAACCAGGATAACTTTACGATTATTTCACAAAATTTCCACAATGCCAGGGCACTCTACATTGCTCATAATGAGGGCATCAATGCTATTTCATTCGCAGCACAGGACGTACCCGACGGCTACTCGCTCCGCACGCTGATCCGGGAGTACCTGGCCCGGCCCAAGGCGGTGCTCGACGTGCATGTACTGCGCCCGCCCGCTGATGTTACGTCCAATAACGAGATCAGGAAAAAATGA
- a CDS encoding DUF5686 and carboxypeptidase-like regulatory domain-containing protein encodes MRAEYEVRFSIKGFPDPFRPDCIFLFFLLLVSAGCFAQTPTYQVKGKVTDAATGDPIPFANIAIQASLSGTTTDFDGNYVLQYTPPADSMLVTYVGYGSKSKPILPDVPVQTIDIQLTPATTQLKEVKIFAGENPAYAILRRIVSNKSRNNPDDLSAFEYKSYNKIQIDIDNISEKFRNRKSVRKMTHIVDKYDEIKGENGETIIPVFISESVSNVFYRNNPRKKKEVILKTKISGVGLTDGGLTSQLVGSSFQQYNFYKNWLNILEKDFVSPIADSWKLYYEYYLADSVYNGTSYDYHIEFEPRKEQDLAFKGSFWVDGSAFALTQIDVSVGRQANINFIEQIKIQQSYKLFEDEKTWLPEKTRVLIDVDEPTKKTAGMLLKFYSANSDYRLNVPKDVRFYDTGIELQEDYRDHDSTFWIRNRPETLSKSEQLTFQLVDSLKALPVVKTYIEILNVFVNGYKKIDKWNVDIGPYLYLYANNKVEGHRFRLGFRTDPGFSRKWIFNGYGAYGTRDKAFKYGGGLDYIIDRKPWTMAGVSYSKDLERLGVSAETIGPNTIFGAFSRFGAFRRPYWQEDISAYFKREVVKGFTGSLQIRHRNFNPLFPFAYRTNPAAGSDSPVRSAFDITEMNFEARLANKETFLMSDNERISMGNGNSPVMTLRYTLGVQNLFGGDFNYQKLSLNVRHSFRAGVLGRTAYNVTFGYIPSTLPYPLLYTPLGNESLFYVDNAYNLMRYFEFIADKYIAMKVEHHFEGLFFNRIPLVRKLKLRTLATGRIFYGSISNANLSLTTTEDESGNAVQTFNLLNRKPYVEVGYGIDNILKSGRIDFIHRLTYLNNPGVTPFAVKISFLFSL; translated from the coding sequence ATGAGAGCGGAATATGAAGTAAGATTCAGTATAAAAGGCTTTCCCGACCCATTTCGTCCCGACTGTATATTCCTGTTTTTCCTGTTGCTTGTTTCCGCAGGCTGTTTTGCACAAACTCCTACTTATCAGGTCAAAGGTAAAGTAACCGATGCTGCAACCGGTGATCCGATACCTTTTGCCAATATTGCCATCCAAGCTTCATTATCAGGAACCACGACGGATTTTGATGGAAACTATGTATTGCAGTATACACCACCTGCCGACTCGATGCTGGTTACCTATGTAGGTTACGGCAGTAAAAGCAAGCCTATCCTTCCTGATGTGCCGGTACAAACGATCGACATTCAGTTGACGCCGGCTACGACCCAGCTTAAAGAAGTAAAGATTTTTGCAGGAGAAAACCCTGCCTATGCAATCCTGCGCAGGATTGTAAGCAACAAGTCCCGCAACAATCCGGACGACCTGAGTGCCTTTGAATACAAGAGCTACAACAAGATCCAGATCGACATAGATAATATCTCGGAGAAATTCCGCAACCGGAAGTCGGTCCGGAAAATGACGCACATTGTTGACAAGTACGATGAGATCAAGGGAGAAAATGGGGAAACGATCATTCCGGTGTTCATTTCCGAATCGGTATCCAATGTTTTTTACCGGAACAATCCCAGGAAAAAAAAGGAGGTTATCCTTAAAACCAAGATTTCGGGTGTAGGACTGACGGATGGAGGACTGACTTCCCAGCTGGTAGGCTCGTCATTTCAGCAATATAATTTTTACAAAAACTGGCTTAACATACTCGAAAAGGATTTTGTGTCCCCCATCGCTGACAGCTGGAAGCTTTACTATGAATACTACCTGGCTGACAGCGTGTACAATGGTACCAGCTATGACTACCACATAGAGTTTGAGCCGCGTAAGGAGCAGGATCTGGCTTTCAAGGGCTCCTTCTGGGTAGACGGGAGTGCATTTGCATTGACACAGATTGATGTCAGTGTAGGAAGACAGGCCAATATCAACTTCATTGAACAAATCAAAATACAGCAATCGTATAAGCTGTTTGAAGATGAAAAAACGTGGCTGCCTGAGAAGACGCGCGTTTTGATCGATGTGGACGAACCTACCAAAAAAACGGCGGGAATGCTGCTCAAATTCTACTCGGCAAATTCGGATTACCGCCTCAATGTACCCAAAGATGTACGGTTTTACGATACGGGTATCGAGTTGCAGGAAGACTACCGTGACCATGACTCTACTTTCTGGATCCGGAACAGGCCTGAAACATTAAGCAAATCCGAGCAGCTGACATTTCAGCTGGTAGATTCACTGAAAGCATTGCCGGTGGTAAAAACGTACATTGAGATCCTGAATGTATTTGTAAACGGTTATAAGAAGATTGACAAATGGAATGTTGATATCGGCCCTTACCTATACCTGTATGCAAACAACAAGGTAGAAGGTCACCGTTTCCGCCTGGGCTTTCGCACGGATCCCGGTTTCAGCCGTAAATGGATTTTCAATGGATATGGTGCCTATGGTACCCGCGATAAAGCATTCAAATACGGAGGCGGGCTCGACTATATCATTGACCGTAAACCCTGGACGATGGCCGGCGTTTCCTACTCCAAAGACCTGGAAAGACTTGGCGTTTCAGCAGAAACCATTGGACCAAATACTATTTTCGGCGCATTTTCGCGCTTCGGGGCATTTCGCAGGCCTTACTGGCAGGAGGATATTTCGGCTTACTTCAAGCGGGAGGTAGTCAAAGGATTTACAGGCAGCCTACAGATCCGGCACCGGAACTTCAATCCGCTCTTTCCATTTGCCTATCGTACCAACCCCGCTGCGGGATCAGACTCGCCTGTAAGAAGCGCCTTTGACATCACCGAAATGAACTTTGAGGCCCGCCTGGCCAATAAGGAAACCTTTCTGATGAGCGATAACGAGCGTATCAGTATGGGAAACGGCAATTCACCTGTCATGACACTCCGGTACACACTGGGCGTGCAAAACCTGTTCGGGGGGGATTTTAATTATCAAAAACTTTCACTGAATGTCCGCCACAGCTTCCGGGCTGGCGTGCTGGGACGGACTGCGTACAATGTTACTTTCGGGTATATTCCCTCTACCCTGCCCTACCCGCTGCTTTATACGCCTTTGGGAAATGAGTCGCTGTTTTATGTCGACAATGCGTATAACCTGATGCGCTACTTCGAGTTCATTGCAGACAAGTACATTGCAATGAAAGTAGAACACCATTTTGAAGGCCTGTTTTTCAACCGAATACCATTGGTACGAAAACTGAAACTGAGGACGCTGGCGACCGGGCGTATCTTTTACGGTAGCATCAGCAATGCCAACCTTTCACTGACGACGACAGAAGACGAGTCGGGTAATGCAGTGCAAACGTTCAACCTCCTCAATCGCAAGCCTTATGTGGAAGTAGGTTACGGGATTGATAATATCTTAAAATCCGGCCGGATTGACTTTATCCATCGGCTGACTTACCTCAACAATCCAGGCGTTACTCCTTTTGCGGTGAAGATTTCGTTTTTGTTTAGTTTGTAA
- a CDS encoding DUF4160 domain-containing protein, with the protein MPEVFRMFGMKFFFYSLEHLPIHIHVRNAEGEAKFEVEPIVRLVSSYGIKTKDLVLAEALVEQHKELIITKWQYFYGNH; encoded by the coding sequence ATGCCAGAAGTATTCCGCATGTTTGGAATGAAGTTTTTCTTTTACAGTCTGGAACATTTGCCGATTCATATTCACGTGAGAAATGCGGAAGGTGAGGCCAAATTCGAGGTTGAACCCATCGTCCGGCTGGTTTCAAGCTATGGCATTAAAACCAAGGATCTGGTCCTGGCCGAAGCATTAGTCGAGCAGCACAAAGAGCTGATTATCACAAAGTGGCAATACTTTTACGGAAACCATTAA